One Staphylococcus ratti DNA segment encodes these proteins:
- a CDS encoding alkaline phosphatase, whose protein sequence is MKMSGKFMKISLASTMLASAILGVTQPTYASGKGKDSEAQKKQDNVSMYGNTKNPKNVIFLVGDGMGPSYNTAYRYFKDNPDTKEMEKTAFDRYLVGTQRTNAEDPKDNITDSAAAATAFSSGHKTYNGAIGVTPDKKSVETVLERAKAQGKSTGLVSTAEITDATPAAYAAHIDSRDKKDEIAKQFYNDRIKGQHKVDVLLGGGAKYFGKENGDLDKKFKKDGYDVVKNKQQLVNSKSDKVLGLFAEKNMPLQIDAPKQNPLLSDMQEVALKKLSKNKNGFFLMVEGASIDKQGHANDITGVMSEMSGFESAFDNAMKYAKQNPDTLVVATADHSTGGLTIGKGKDYKWDAEAVKSMKRSGKWMTEEIASGKDVTKTIQAGYGFEVSKDQMSAIEKEADAIKALDEKKDNSKYKAQLQKLQDAIQKPINDQSHTGWTTYGHTGEDVNSYAYGPGSKQWRGNIDNTDNAKNIFDFFEKDVKK, encoded by the coding sequence ATGAAAATGTCTGGCAAATTTATGAAAATATCATTAGCGAGCACGATGTTAGCGTCTGCAATTTTAGGAGTCACACAACCTACATACGCAAGTGGAAAAGGTAAAGATTCAGAAGCTCAAAAAAAGCAAGACAATGTATCGATGTATGGTAATACTAAAAATCCAAAAAATGTAATTTTCTTAGTGGGAGATGGTATGGGTCCATCATATAATACAGCATACCGTTATTTTAAAGATAACCCGGATACAAAAGAAATGGAAAAAACGGCTTTCGATCGATATTTAGTAGGAACACAGCGTACGAATGCAGAAGATCCAAAAGATAATATTACAGACTCAGCGGCTGCGGCAACTGCTTTTAGCTCAGGGCATAAAACTTACAATGGCGCCATCGGTGTGACACCAGATAAAAAGTCTGTAGAAACGGTTTTAGAACGTGCAAAAGCGCAAGGGAAATCGACAGGATTAGTTTCAACTGCTGAAATTACAGATGCGACACCAGCTGCTTACGCGGCGCACATTGATAGTCGTGATAAAAAAGATGAAATCGCTAAACAATTTTACAATGATCGCATTAAAGGTCAACACAAAGTGGATGTACTTTTAGGCGGTGGGGCTAAATATTTCGGTAAAGAAAACGGTGACCTTGATAAGAAATTTAAAAAAGATGGCTACGATGTTGTTAAAAATAAGCAACAACTTGTGAACTCAAAAAGTGACAAAGTATTAGGTTTGTTTGCGGAGAAAAATATGCCATTACAAATCGATGCACCAAAACAAAATCCATTACTTTCAGACATGCAAGAGGTGGCTCTGAAAAAGCTTTCTAAAAATAAAAACGGTTTCTTCTTAATGGTTGAAGGTGCTTCGATTGACAAACAAGGTCATGCCAATGATATTACAGGCGTAATGTCAGAAATGTCAGGATTTGAGTCGGCATTTGATAATGCGATGAAATATGCCAAACAAAACCCAGATACACTTGTTGTTGCGACAGCAGATCATTCAACAGGTGGTTTAACAATTGGTAAAGGCAAAGACTATAAGTGGGATGCAGAAGCTGTAAAAAGTATGAAGCGTTCAGGCAAATGGATGACTGAAGAAATTGCGAGTGGCAAAGATGTCACAAAAACAATTCAAGCTGGCTATGGTTTTGAAGTTTCAAAAGATCAAATGAGCGCGATTGAAAAAGAAGCGGATGCCATCAAAGCATTAGATGAAAAGAAAGATAATAGCAAATACAAAGCGCAACTTCAAAAATTACAAGATGCAATTCAAAAACCTATTAACGATCAATCCCATACAGGATGGACAACATACGGCCATACTGGTGAAGATGTCAATTCATACGCATACGGACCAGGTTCAAAACAATGGAGAGGTAATATCGATAATACAGATAATGCCAAAAACATTTTCGACTTCTTCGAGAAAGACGTTAAGAAATAA
- a CDS encoding (deoxy)nucleoside triphosphate pyrophosphohydrolase produces the protein MKKQIAVVGAVIFDNDKVLCAQRSETMSLPLTWEFPGGKIEHGESDVEALKREIREEMKCDLEVGEKVTTTTFEYDFAIIQLTTYRCELKSQLPTLTEHKAIKWLEKKELKSLDWAPADIPAVDIIVNEG, from the coding sequence ATGAAGAAACAAATCGCAGTAGTTGGAGCAGTTATTTTTGATAACGATAAAGTCTTATGTGCTCAACGTAGTGAGACAATGAGTTTACCTTTAACTTGGGAATTTCCCGGAGGAAAAATTGAACATGGTGAAAGTGATGTTGAAGCTTTAAAGCGAGAAATTCGTGAAGAAATGAAATGTGATTTAGAAGTGGGAGAAAAAGTGACAACTACGACATTTGAATATGACTTTGCAATTATTCAATTAACGACCTATCGTTGTGAGCTAAAATCACAATTACCAACTTTGACAGAACACAAAGCTATCAAATGGTTAGAGAAAAAAGAATTAAAATCGTTGGATTGGGCTCCTGCAGATATTCCGGCTGTCGATATTATTGTAAATGAGGGGTAA